From one Lolium rigidum isolate FL_2022 chromosome 4, APGP_CSIRO_Lrig_0.1, whole genome shotgun sequence genomic stretch:
- the LOC124649832 gene encoding SNAP25 homologous protein SNAP33-like, with protein sequence MSGARSYFTSKKKAAAAGNGHGASSRNPFDSDSDDGGATQQRPPARASSAPIPAADQRGSLFAGGAEERTGPSSGFASSSSSSAARSRYRNDFRDSGGVDGQSVQELEGYAAYKAEETTQRVDGCLRIAEEMRDTASKTLVTVHQQGQQIRRTHAMAQDIDQDLSRGEKLLGDLGGLFSKTWKPKKNGAIKGPMLTRDDSFIRKGNHLEQRQNLGLTGRPRRSKSREALSEPTTGLQKVEVEKAKQDDALSDLSDILTELKGMAVDMGSEIGRQTSDLGHAEKDFDELNYRVKGANTRTRRLLGR encoded by the exons ATGAGCGGCGCCAGGTCCTACTTCACGTCCAAGAAGAAGGCTGCCGCGGCCGGCAACGGCCACGGCGCCTCCTCCCGGAACCCCTTCGACTCGGACTCGGACGACGGCGGAGCGACGCAGCAGAGGCCGCCGGCGCGGGCCTCCTCCGCGCCCATCCCCGCGGCCGACCAGCGGGGCTCCCTCTTCGCCGGCGGCGCCGAGGAGAGGACCGGGCCCTCGTCGGGGTtcgcctcctcgtcgtcgtcgtcggcggccaGGAGCCGGTACAGGAACGACTTCCGCGACTCCGGGGGCGTGGACGGCCAGTCCGTGCAGGAGCTCGAGGGCTACGCGGCCTACAAGGCCGAGGAGACCACGCAGCGGGTGGACGGCTGCCTCAGGATCGCGGAGGAGATGCGGGACACCGCGTCCAAGACGCTCGTCACCGTCCACCAGCAGGGCCAGCAGATCAGGCGCACCCACGCCATGGCCCAAGACATCGACCAGGATCTCTCCAGG GGGGAAAAGCTGCTAGGGGATCTTGGAGGCTTGTTTTCCAAGACTTGGAAGCCTAAGAAGAATGGGGCAATCAAGGGTCCTATGCTAACCAGAG ATGATTCCTTCATACGCAAGGGCAACCATTTGGAGCAAAGGCAGAATTTGGGACTGACAGGTCGTCCACGTCGGTCCAAATCACGAGAAGCCCTTTCTGAACCTACGACAGGGCTCCAGAAAGTTGAG GTGGAGAAGGCAAAGCAGGACGATGCCCTATCTGATCTCAGCGACATACTCACGGAGCTGAAAGGCATGGCCGTTGACATGGGATCTGAGATTGGCAG GCAAACAAGCGACTTGGGTCATGCAGAGAAGGACTTTGACGAACTTAACTATAGGGTCAAGGGGGCTAACACTCGAACTCGCCGTCTGCTTGGGAGATAG